One part of the Chryseobacterium sp. 7 genome encodes these proteins:
- a CDS encoding S8 family serine peptidase — protein sequence MKKVLLAAVFLAGFSFSFAQEAKAKSKDPNEDKDLMTWYHKDFATSKVYGINTANAYKYLESKGLKPKTVVVGVLDSGVQVDHPGLVKNVWSNPNEIPGNGKDDDGNGYIDDIHGWNFIGGKNGDIDIDNMEVTRVVAKYKPIFEGPDSTKNKANQAQMKEEFDMYMKAKDMFNSKSIEAIQNFKTYSMLNELIPNMVKLLGGKPVTAETISAIKAPTDQRDAIALDFLGQISQSPEFKGKSSAEFEKKMKEEMKEAIDHFAPAAKQYDLSYDPRKEIVGDNYDDYSEKNYGNNHYEGPDAEHGTHVAGIIAGLPQGKEVQYGVASKVAKIMSVRTVPNGDERDKDVANAIRYAVDNGAKVLNMSFGKPVSPGKNVVWDAFKYAEDKDVLLVKAAGNENEDVAEHLAYPTNFKNVTDEKPFVSNVLVVGASTNKNSALRADFSNYNKKMVNVFAPGEEIYSTVPKNEYRYLQGTSMASPVVAGAAAVLLAYMPDLKPYQIIEALVKSSNPSTVDGFADQSQAGGVIDLKKAAEYAYTNFYKGKPTGAPKPSKSVKKAVKK from the coding sequence ATGAAAAAGGTATTATTAGCTGCAGTTTTTTTAGCAGGTTTTAGTTTCTCTTTTGCACAGGAAGCTAAAGCTAAAAGTAAAGATCCAAACGAAGATAAAGATCTTATGACATGGTATCATAAAGATTTTGCAACTTCAAAAGTATATGGAATAAATACGGCAAATGCTTATAAATACTTAGAATCTAAAGGACTGAAGCCTAAAACCGTAGTGGTAGGAGTTTTGGATAGTGGAGTACAGGTAGATCATCCGGGATTGGTAAAGAATGTTTGGTCAAACCCTAATGAAATTCCAGGAAACGGTAAAGATGATGATGGAAACGGATATATTGATGATATACACGGCTGGAACTTCATAGGAGGTAAAAACGGGGATATTGATATTGATAATATGGAGGTGACAAGAGTAGTTGCCAAATACAAGCCTATTTTTGAAGGTCCGGATTCCACAAAGAATAAAGCGAACCAGGCTCAGATGAAGGAGGAGTTTGATATGTATATGAAAGCCAAAGATATGTTTAATTCAAAAAGTATCGAGGCTATACAGAATTTCAAGACCTATTCTATGCTGAACGAGCTTATTCCTAATATGGTAAAATTATTGGGAGGTAAGCCCGTTACCGCTGAGACTATTTCAGCAATCAAAGCACCCACAGATCAGAGAGACGCCATTGCGCTGGATTTTTTAGGTCAGATTTCCCAAAGTCCGGAATTCAAAGGAAAATCATCTGCTGAATTCGAAAAAAAGATGAAGGAGGAAATGAAAGAAGCTATCGATCATTTCGCTCCGGCAGCAAAACAATATGATCTTTCCTACGACCCGAGAAAAGAAATTGTAGGTGATAACTATGATGACTACTCTGAAAAGAACTATGGTAACAACCATTACGAAGGACCGGATGCAGAGCACGGAACCCATGTAGCAGGAATTATTGCCGGACTTCCACAAGGAAAAGAAGTTCAGTACGGAGTAGCTTCCAAAGTAGCTAAAATCATGTCTGTAAGAACAGTTCCCAATGGAGACGAAAGAGATAAAGACGTAGCCAATGCTATCAGATATGCAGTGGATAATGGAGCAAAAGTATTAAATATGAGCTTCGGAAAACCTGTTTCTCCGGGTAAAAATGTAGTGTGGGATGCTTTTAAATATGCTGAAGATAAAGACGTACTTTTGGTGAAAGCAGCCGGAAACGAAAATGAAGATGTAGCAGAACATTTGGCATATCCTACCAACTTTAAAAATGTTACAGATGAAAAACCATTTGTAAGCAACGTTTTGGTGGTAGGAGCCAGCACCAATAAGAATAGCGCTTTAAGAGCGGATTTTTCTAATTATAATAAAAAAATGGTCAATGTTTTCGCTCCGGGGGAAGAAATTTATTCTACCGTTCCTAAAAACGAATACAGATACCTTCAGGGAACCTCTATGGCTTCACCTGTTGTAGCCGGAGCAGCAGCCGTTTTATTGGCTTACATGCCGGATCTGAAACCTTATCAGATTATTGAAGCATTGGTAAAAAGCAGCAATCCAAGTACAGTAGACGGATTTGCAGATCAATCACAGGCCGGCGGGGTTATAGACCTTAAAAAAGCAGCAGAATATGCTTATACGAATTTCTACAAAGGAAAACCAACGGGTGCTCCTAAGCCTTCGAAATCCGTAAAAAAGGCTGTTAAAAAATAA
- a CDS encoding energy transducer TonB, giving the protein MKQHNQNQEFRFNEVLFEHRNKDYGAYVLRNESDRILTKALFIGASLMAAVSLTPFVISALQGPSITEKIIACDFGPFDVKNVDTPEVVPPVETIKPVAPSNTKTFDSTVPTPTSTAQDNVNKDPIPDDAVAGFVNNFKGDPVTPNTPNVPTVSVGTGPVINTPPPVISDPVDKTKIAEPGELGVEAGYPGGIDSFRNKVMNNFDGSGFESEDVVKTTVTFIVEMDGTISGVKANGTNAEFNSEAMRTIKNISSKGKWIPAKNKKGEFVRSYFKFPISMKFDN; this is encoded by the coding sequence ATGAAACAACATAACCAAAACCAGGAATTTCGGTTTAACGAAGTTCTGTTCGAGCACCGCAATAAAGACTATGGTGCCTATGTATTAAGAAACGAATCAGATAGAATATTAACTAAAGCACTTTTTATAGGAGCAAGTTTAATGGCCGCAGTATCTCTTACACCATTTGTGATTTCTGCGTTACAAGGACCAAGTATTACTGAAAAGATTATTGCTTGTGATTTTGGACCGTTTGATGTGAAGAATGTAGATACACCAGAAGTAGTACCTCCTGTAGAAACTATAAAACCTGTAGCTCCATCTAATACAAAGACATTTGACAGTACAGTGCCTACGCCAACAAGTACAGCTCAGGATAATGTGAATAAAGATCCTATACCAGATGATGCTGTAGCAGGATTTGTAAACAACTTTAAAGGAGATCCGGTAACACCTAATACACCCAATGTTCCAACAGTATCAGTAGGAACAGGTCCTGTAATTAATACGCCTCCGCCAGTAATTTCTGATCCGGTGGATAAAACTAAAATTGCAGAACCGGGAGAACTGGGAGTAGAAGCTGGTTATCCGGGAGGCATAGACTCCTTCAGAAATAAAGTAATGAACAACTTCGATGGTTCAGGGTTTGAATCAGAGGATGTTGTAAAAACGACAGTTACCTTTATTGTTGAAATGGACGGAACGATCTCAGGGGTAAAAGCTAATGGAACCAACGCCGAATTTAACAGTGAGGCAATGAGAACAATCAAAAACATCTCAAGCAAAGGAAAATGGATTCCTGCCAAAAACAAAAAAGGAGAATTCGTAAGAAGTTATTTCAAATTTCCAATCTCAATGAAATTTGATAATTAA
- the lepB gene encoding signal peptidase I has protein sequence MFKSKIFNRVLLTGSFIVTLFIIAKLSGVLQYAFVPTAGNEPTIKKKSFIVMTNILPYDKFKMIAYNQTNLDYPQGAYVQRLVGTENDVILIKNGKLYVNNTLVDNINVKHSYKIDRGYANDLLSKGTEESEIFQIDDNYFITQLSDKELNDSFFHERFINPNTDQDIHKIYHKDWTSDNFGPIKVPSGKLFFLGDNRNASLDSRYLGFVDEKDAVGRVVYPKN, from the coding sequence GTGTTTAAAAGTAAAATATTTAATAGAGTCCTTTTAACAGGCAGCTTTATTGTAACTCTTTTTATTATTGCAAAACTCTCCGGAGTTTTGCAATATGCTTTTGTACCCACAGCAGGTAATGAACCTACCATTAAAAAAAAGTCATTTATTGTGATGACCAATATTCTTCCTTATGATAAGTTTAAAATGATTGCTTATAATCAAACTAATTTGGATTATCCTCAGGGCGCCTATGTACAAAGATTAGTAGGAACGGAAAATGATGTGATTTTAATTAAGAATGGTAAATTATATGTCAATAATACGTTGGTAGATAATATTAACGTAAAACATTCTTATAAAATAGACAGAGGGTATGCTAATGATCTCCTTTCCAAAGGAACTGAAGAAAGTGAAATCTTTCAGATTGACGATAATTATTTCATTACTCAATTAAGCGATAAAGAACTTAATGATAGTTTTTTTCATGAAAGGTTTATAAACCCTAATACAGATCAGGATATTCACAAAATTTATCATAAAGACTGGACTTCCGATAACTTTGGACCCATAAAAGTTCCAAGTGGAAAATTATTTTTTTTAGGAGATAATCGTAACGCAAGCTTAGATTCCCGTTATTTAGGCTTTGTTGATGAAAAAGATGCTGTAGGAAGAGTTGTTTATCCTAAAAACTAG
- a CDS encoding ParB/RepB/Spo0J family partition protein yields MKDKKRAMGRGLGAILSAESKATVNSATDEGADKFVGNIVEVSLEDIYPNPTQPRTYFDEKALNELAQSIENLGVIQPITLRKDGEKFEIISGERRYRASKIAGLTTIPAYIRLVNDQELLEMALVENIQREDLDAIEIALTYHRLLEEIGLTQENLSQRIGKDRSTITNSIRLLRLNPDIQNAIRSGEISAGHGRAIISLESEEDQQVLFDLIIKEKLNVRQAEQAAAALKNPKSPAAKKANVELSNNYKKAQKTIADILDVKVEIKSSGNGKKGKIVLDFKNEEELEYILSHIK; encoded by the coding sequence ATGAAGGACAAAAAAAGAGCTATGGGACGCGGTTTGGGCGCTATTTTAAGTGCAGAATCTAAAGCAACTGTCAATTCAGCTACTGATGAAGGAGCAGATAAGTTTGTGGGAAACATTGTAGAAGTTTCGCTTGAAGATATCTATCCGAATCCTACGCAGCCGAGAACTTATTTTGATGAAAAAGCATTAAACGAACTTGCACAGTCTATTGAAAACCTAGGTGTAATCCAACCGATTACCCTGAGAAAAGACGGTGAAAAGTTTGAGATCATTTCCGGGGAAAGACGTTACAGAGCAAGTAAAATTGCAGGTTTAACGACTATTCCTGCCTATATCCGTTTAGTGAATGATCAGGAACTTCTTGAGATGGCTCTTGTAGAAAACATCCAGAGAGAAGACCTTGATGCTATTGAAATTGCTTTAACCTATCACAGGCTTTTAGAAGAAATAGGTCTTACTCAGGAAAACCTGAGTCAAAGAATAGGAAAGGATAGAAGTACCATTACCAATTCTATCAGACTGTTAAGATTAAATCCGGATATTCAGAATGCCATCAGAAGCGGTGAAATTTCTGCAGGACACGGAAGAGCCATTATCAGCCTTGAAAGTGAAGAAGATCAGCAGGTTTTGTTTGATCTTATTATTAAAGAAAAATTAAACGTTCGTCAGGCAGAGCAGGCCGCTGCTGCATTGAAGAATCCAAAGTCTCCCGCTGCCAAAAAAGCAAATGTGGAGCTTTCCAATAATTATAAAAAAGCCCAGAAGACCATCGCAGATATCTTAGACGTAAAAGTAGAGATCAAATCTTCCGGAAATGGTAAAAAAGGTAAAATTGTTCTGGACTTCAAAAATGAAGAAGAGCTGGAATACATTTTGTCTCATATTAAATAA
- the dapB gene encoding 4-hydroxy-tetrahydrodipicolinate reductase: protein MKIALVGYGKMGKIIDEIAQKRGHEVVARLKETPIAENLNNPDVVIEFSLPEVAFENIKACLENKIPVICGTTGWLDQKAEIEKLAVDNDTAFLYGSNFSLGVNLFFALNEKLADLMKNVDEYSCQLEEIHHIHKKDAPSGTAISIAEGIIQNSPKFDAWKLEETEGRQLGIFAVREDEVPGTHSVYYRSEVDEIEIKHTAFNRNGFALGAVVAAEWIKDKKGNFAMKDVLGL, encoded by the coding sequence ATGAAAATAGCATTAGTTGGTTACGGTAAAATGGGTAAGATTATTGATGAGATCGCACAGAAGAGAGGTCATGAAGTAGTTGCCCGTCTGAAGGAAACCCCAATTGCTGAAAATCTTAATAATCCGGATGTTGTGATTGAATTCTCACTGCCGGAAGTTGCATTTGAGAACATCAAAGCTTGTCTTGAAAATAAAATTCCGGTGATCTGCGGAACAACAGGCTGGCTGGATCAAAAAGCTGAAATAGAAAAACTGGCTGTAGATAACGATACAGCTTTCTTATATGGTTCCAACTTTAGTTTAGGCGTCAATTTATTTTTTGCTTTAAATGAAAAACTGGCAGATCTGATGAAGAATGTGGACGAATACTCTTGCCAGCTGGAAGAAATTCACCACATCCATAAAAAAGACGCTCCAAGTGGAACCGCTATTTCCATTGCAGAAGGGATCATCCAAAACAGCCCGAAATTCGATGCATGGAAGCTGGAAGAAACAGAAGGCAGGCAGCTTGGAATTTTTGCGGTACGTGAAGATGAAGTACCGGGAACTCACAGCGTGTATTATAGAAGCGAAGTAGACGAAATCGAAATCAAGCATACCGCTTTCAACAGAAATGGTTTTGCACTGGGAGCTGTAGTAGCCGCAGAATGGATTAAAGATAAAAAAGGAAACTTCGCAATGAAAGACGTTTTGGGACTTTAA
- a CDS encoding alpha/beta fold hydrolase: MISSQNSNYLPSNTDSKSQLFYNLFSPETLKATLLIVHGMQEHSGRYAEIAEYFANHGIAVLSYDHLGHGKSVKEKKDIGFFQPEKPDERLVADAEMMADYLAEQYPDVPHFILGHSMGSFITRCLLQKASSKFSGAIITGTGGPLPGINLLRGYLSLANAIAPRHRTFLNSVFTSVNNKHFKKDKDFSDTSWLSVSPKNRKAFEQDDLCGIPFTHNAFYTLFTIYKKATARNWASSIPKSFPLLFISGQNDPIGDFGKGVMHTVSHLKADGFQHVDVKIYPEMRHEILNEEIREEVLKEIYNWILEN, from the coding sequence ATGATTTCATCCCAAAATTCAAATTATTTACCATCAAATACAGACAGTAAATCCCAGCTTTTCTACAACCTATTCTCTCCGGAAACACTAAAAGCTACACTACTTATCGTACACGGCATGCAGGAACACAGCGGAAGATATGCAGAGATTGCTGAATATTTTGCTAATCATGGGATTGCTGTATTGTCGTATGATCATTTAGGACACGGAAAATCTGTAAAAGAGAAAAAAGATATTGGTTTCTTCCAGCCTGAAAAACCGGATGAAAGGCTTGTTGCAGATGCAGAAATGATGGCTGATTATCTTGCAGAGCAATATCCGGATGTACCTCATTTTATTTTGGGACATTCTATGGGGTCATTTATCACCCGATGTCTTCTTCAAAAAGCGAGCAGTAAGTTTTCAGGAGCAATTATTACAGGAACTGGTGGACCTTTGCCGGGAATCAATTTATTGAGAGGTTATTTATCATTAGCTAATGCCATCGCGCCTCGTCATCGTACTTTCTTGAATTCAGTTTTTACAAGTGTCAATAATAAACATTTTAAAAAGGATAAAGATTTCAGTGATACCAGCTGGCTGAGTGTAAGCCCAAAGAACAGAAAAGCTTTTGAACAGGATGATCTTTGTGGAATTCCTTTTACTCATAATGCTTTTTATACTTTATTTACCATTTATAAAAAGGCTACGGCAAGAAACTGGGCTTCATCTATACCTAAATCGTTTCCTTTGTTATTTATAAGTGGTCAGAATGATCCGATTGGTGATTTTGGAAAAGGAGTTATGCATACAGTGAGTCATTTAAAAGCTGACGGTTTCCAGCATGTAGACGTAAAGATCTATCCGGAAATGCGTCATGAGATTTTGAATGAAGAAATAAGAGAAGAGGTATTGAAAGAAATCTATAATTGGATTTTAGAAAATTAA
- the lepB gene encoding signal peptidase I — MNYFLTYTVYVLILSVLMGISSWKLFKKMGYSPLFAFIPFYNYFIILKETKHPKWWAILSYLPIVGPIMMSVFHLYLVKKFGKTLFKDQILTVILPFIYMAVINYSKDVELEDENANDLFLTDEEKNEKKKDTFVGSITFAVVFATIIHVFVTQPFGIPTGSMERTLLVGDFLFVNKWSYGYRLPMRPVAIPFLQGTIMDTGQKGNPKDDPKSYVDAVKLPYTRILQFNKPQKNDVVVFNYPQDSVHTAIDRKDPYVKRCVATAGDTFEMRAGRLFVNGKPETVLGDQEVQHRYIVTTDAQLDIPTLYKAYGFLPVQEVQQNNGGYIYAFQGLTDQTAKEIKGLPHVIDIKEDVSVKGESAVAYKDEARTKIDTTQSIFPINKPWNPDWYGPLRIPKKGDVVAINQETLPTYQWIISEYEHNSLEKKDGKIFINGKEASQYTIQQDYYMMIGDNRDASLDARFFGFVPEENIVGKPMFTWMSLQGAFADNSSTYQAPFKIRWERMFKATNTGEANKTSYWWIAAMILILFFGWEYFVKLFRKNKTEE, encoded by the coding sequence ATGAATTATTTTTTAACTTATACAGTATATGTCCTCATACTATCAGTATTAATGGGGATTTCATCTTGGAAACTGTTCAAGAAAATGGGCTATAGCCCTTTATTTGCTTTTATCCCTTTTTACAACTATTTCATTATTCTTAAGGAAACAAAACATCCGAAATGGTGGGCAATCCTGTCTTATCTACCAATTGTAGGGCCAATCATGATGTCTGTTTTCCACCTTTATTTAGTGAAAAAGTTCGGGAAAACACTTTTCAAAGACCAGATTCTTACAGTGATTCTTCCGTTTATTTATATGGCGGTGATCAACTATTCTAAAGATGTAGAGTTAGAAGATGAGAATGCAAACGACCTGTTCCTTACAGACGAAGAGAAAAACGAAAAAAAGAAAGACACATTTGTCGGTTCTATTACCTTCGCAGTAGTTTTCGCTACCATTATCCACGTTTTCGTAACACAGCCTTTCGGGATTCCTACAGGATCTATGGAAAGAACATTACTGGTAGGTGACTTCCTTTTTGTAAACAAATGGAGCTACGGTTACAGACTTCCGATGCGTCCGGTAGCAATACCTTTCCTTCAGGGAACTATTATGGATACAGGACAGAAAGGTAATCCTAAAGATGACCCAAAATCTTATGTGGATGCTGTAAAACTTCCTTACACAAGAATTCTGCAGTTCAATAAACCACAGAAAAATGATGTAGTTGTTTTCAACTACCCTCAGGATTCTGTACATACAGCAATCGACAGAAAAGATCCTTATGTAAAAAGATGTGTAGCTACAGCAGGGGATACTTTTGAAATGAGAGCCGGAAGACTTTTCGTTAACGGAAAGCCGGAAACCGTTTTAGGAGATCAGGAAGTACAGCACAGATATATTGTAACTACAGACGCTCAATTGGATATCCCTACTTTATATAAAGCATATGGATTCTTACCAGTTCAGGAAGTTCAGCAGAATAATGGGGGGTATATTTATGCCTTTCAGGGCTTAACAGATCAGACAGCTAAAGAAATTAAAGGACTTCCGCATGTTATTGACATAAAAGAAGATGTTTCTGTAAAAGGAGAATCAGCAGTGGCTTATAAAGATGAGGCGAGAACAAAAATTGATACTACCCAATCCATCTTCCCAATTAATAAACCTTGGAATCCAGATTGGTACGGCCCTTTAAGAATTCCTAAAAAAGGAGATGTAGTGGCTATCAACCAGGAAACACTTCCAACGTACCAGTGGATTATTTCTGAATATGAACATAATAGCTTAGAAAAGAAAGACGGAAAAATCTTCATCAACGGAAAAGAAGCTAGCCAGTATACGATTCAGCAGGATTATTATATGATGATAGGGGACAACAGAGATGCTTCATTAGATGCAAGATTCTTTGGTTTCGTTCCGGAAGAAAATATTGTCGGAAAACCGATGTTCACATGGATGAGTCTTCAGGGAGCATTTGCTGACAACAGTTCTACGTACCAGGCACCATTCAAAATCCGTTGGGAAAGAATGTTCAAAGCAACCAATACAGGAGAAGCTAACAAAACCTCTTACTGGTGGATTGCCGCAATGATCCTGATCTTATTCTTCGGATGGGAATATTTCGTGAAACTATTCAGAAAAAACAAAACTGAAGAATAG
- a CDS encoding WbqC family protein: MQNILLPAFYMPPISWFSVFLNPENEVVLEQFENFPKQTYRNRANIYGANGKLSLIIPINHNGKREFKDVEISYREDWRTLHWKSVKTAYQSSPYFEYYEEKFRKIFDLKEKYLLDFNLKGIEVIQQILKTEKAHSLNEEYIKNPQSIDFREKFSAKLPSVFKMEEYYQTFSDKYGFLEDLSILDLICNKGPESMVYIKNIKQSY; this comes from the coding sequence ATGCAAAATATTTTATTACCGGCATTTTATATGCCCCCAATTTCATGGTTTTCAGTGTTTTTAAATCCTGAGAACGAAGTTGTGCTGGAACAATTTGAAAACTTTCCGAAACAAACCTATAGAAACAGAGCAAATATCTATGGAGCCAACGGAAAACTATCATTAATAATCCCGATCAATCATAATGGAAAAAGAGAATTCAAAGATGTGGAAATCTCTTATCGCGAAGACTGGAGAACCCTTCATTGGAAATCGGTTAAAACAGCATACCAAAGCTCTCCTTATTTTGAATACTATGAAGAGAAGTTCAGAAAAATATTTGATCTTAAGGAAAAATACCTTTTAGATTTTAACCTTAAAGGCATAGAAGTTATCCAACAGATACTGAAAACAGAAAAGGCACACTCTTTGAATGAAGAATATATCAAAAATCCTCAAAGTATTGATTTCAGAGAAAAATTTTCTGCAAAACTTCCTTCAGTATTTAAAATGGAAGAATATTACCAGACATTTTCGGATAAATATGGGTTTTTGGAAGACTTATCAATTCTTGACCTTATTTGTAATAAAGGCCCGGAATCTATGGTATATATAAAAAATATAAAACAATCATATTAG
- a CDS encoding ParA family protein: MAKIIGIANQKGGVGKTTTAVNLAAALGVLEKRILIIDADPQANATSGLGVEDVQYSTYNLLEHSAETRVCIKRTATPNLDIIPSHIDLVAAEIELVDKEDREYMLRKALASVRDDYDYIIIDCAPSLGLITVNALTAADSVIIPIQCEYFALEGLGKLLNTVKNVQKIHNKDLGIEGLLLTMYDSRLRLSNQVVEEVNLHFPEMVFETIISRNVRLSEAPSFGESILNYDAESKGAVQYIQLAEEVLLRNENLIKN; this comes from the coding sequence ATGGCAAAAATCATAGGTATTGCTAATCAAAAAGGAGGCGTTGGTAAAACTACCACCGCTGTAAACCTTGCGGCAGCATTAGGAGTATTGGAAAAAAGAATATTAATCATTGATGCTGATCCTCAGGCGAATGCTACATCCGGTCTGGGTGTTGAAGATGTTCAGTATTCTACATATAATCTTTTGGAGCATAGTGCAGAAACAAGAGTCTGCATCAAAAGAACTGCGACTCCCAACCTGGATATTATTCCGTCGCATATCGACCTGGTAGCTGCGGAAATTGAATTGGTAGACAAGGAAGATCGTGAGTATATGCTGAGAAAAGCACTGGCCAGCGTAAGAGACGATTATGACTATATTATCATCGACTGTGCGCCGAGTTTAGGTCTTATTACAGTAAATGCTCTTACAGCAGCAGATTCTGTCATCATTCCGATACAGTGTGAGTATTTTGCATTAGAAGGACTTGGAAAACTTTTGAATACCGTTAAAAACGTTCAGAAGATTCATAACAAAGATCTTGGAATTGAAGGGCTTCTTCTTACCATGTATGACAGCCGATTGAGATTATCCAATCAGGTAGTGGAAGAGGTGAATCTGCACTTCCCGGAAATGGTTTTTGAAACCATTATCAGCAGAAACGTAAGATTGAGTGAAGCACCAAGTTTCGGGGAAAGTATCCTGAATTATGATGCGGAAAGTAAAGGAGCTGTTCAGTATATTCAGTTAGCTGAAGAAGTTCTTTTGAGGAACGAAAACTTAATAAAGAATTAA
- a CDS encoding adenylosuccinate synthase, translating into MSTYVVVGLQYGDEGKGKITDVLSAKSDYVVRFQGGDNAGHTVYVGEEKFVLHLLPSGVLQCKGKCIIANGVVVNPKSFIKEVGQIESKGLRTDHIFISRRAHVIMPYHILLDTYREEEHGGTQIGTTKKGIGPCYEDKIARVGIRMVDLLNPEILRDKIEKNLKVKNSLFEKYYGKPTLDVEEIYNEYLAIGKQLQDRIVDTELELNEAIRDGKNVLFEGAQALMLDIDFGTYPYVTSSSPSTGGVCSGAGVPPTSLQNLIGVAKAYCTRVGNGPFPSELDNELGEKIRQIGGEFGATTGRPRRTGWLDLVSLKHACMINGINNLVITKLDVLTGIENLKVVTHYKTEDGKIIDYFTSSTEKLYNYEPIYQDLPGWSEDITKARSYDELPDTAQKYIEFIEKYLGINVYLVSVGPERSQNIIRKELF; encoded by the coding sequence ATGTCAACTTATGTAGTTGTAGGTCTTCAGTACGGAGATGAAGGCAAAGGAAAAATAACGGATGTTTTATCAGCAAAATCGGACTATGTAGTACGTTTCCAGGGGGGAGACAACGCTGGTCACACGGTTTATGTAGGTGAAGAAAAATTCGTTCTACACCTTCTTCCTTCAGGAGTTCTTCAATGCAAAGGGAAATGTATCATTGCGAATGGAGTAGTGGTAAACCCTAAATCTTTTATTAAAGAAGTTGGTCAGATTGAGAGCAAAGGCTTAAGAACAGATCACATCTTTATCAGCAGAAGAGCGCATGTAATCATGCCTTACCACATCCTTTTGGATACTTACCGTGAAGAGGAACACGGAGGAACTCAGATCGGAACTACCAAAAAAGGAATCGGACCTTGTTATGAAGATAAAATTGCAAGAGTCGGAATCAGAATGGTAGACCTTTTAAATCCTGAGATTTTAAGAGACAAAATTGAGAAAAACTTAAAAGTTAAAAATTCTCTTTTTGAAAAATATTACGGAAAGCCAACTTTAGACGTTGAAGAAATCTACAACGAATATTTAGCAATCGGAAAACAGCTTCAGGACAGAATTGTTGATACTGAATTAGAGCTGAACGAGGCGATCAGAGATGGTAAAAACGTATTGTTCGAAGGAGCTCAGGCATTAATGCTTGATATCGACTTTGGAACTTATCCTTATGTAACTTCATCTTCTCCATCTACAGGAGGTGTTTGTTCAGGAGCTGGTGTGCCGCCAACTTCACTTCAGAATTTAATTGGTGTTGCAAAAGCTTACTGTACAAGAGTAGGAAACGGACCTTTCCCTTCTGAATTAGATAACGAACTGGGTGAAAAAATCAGACAGATCGGAGGTGAATTCGGAGCCACTACAGGAAGACCAAGAAGAACAGGTTGGTTAGACCTTGTTTCTTTAAAACATGCTTGTATGATCAACGGAATCAACAATCTTGTAATCACTAAGCTTGATGTTCTTACCGGAATTGAAAACTTAAAAGTAGTAACACACTACAAAACTGAAGACGGAAAAATCATCGATTATTTCACTTCTTCAACAGAAAAATTATACAACTACGAACCAATCTATCAGGATTTACCGGGTTGGAGCGAAGACATTACAAAAGCAAGAAGCTATGATGAACTTCCTGACACTGCTCAGAAATACATCGAGTTTATTGAGAAATACTTAGGAATTAACGTATACTTAGTTTCTGTAGGTCCTGAAAGAAGTCAGAACATCATCAGAAAAGAATTATTCTAA
- a CDS encoding DUF5683 domain-containing protein: MKKIFFTLFLCFAALAYSQVKPIDTVRMEVPPKEEPRVLKPGKTEAKIIEDLEKANGPTGKTIKLNPTRAGLYSAVLPGLGQFYNKKYWKIPIVWGAVGAGVGIAVWNDNQYKKYREYYVAKLNGTPNEFVDSHPWLDKVALGNAQDRAKRQRDYAIAITGLIYILNIVDAVVDAHLYESRHDPDLVFKPSVIQDQYGYSAPKTGFSLSYRF, encoded by the coding sequence ATGAAGAAAATATTTTTCACCCTTTTCTTGTGTTTCGCTGCACTGGCTTATTCACAAGTAAAACCTATCGATACTGTTCGGATGGAAGTCCCTCCGAAAGAAGAACCCCGTGTATTGAAGCCAGGTAAAACAGAAGCAAAGATCATTGAAGATCTTGAAAAAGCGAATGGTCCTACAGGGAAAACCATAAAATTGAATCCTACCAGAGCAGGTTTATATTCTGCAGTTTTACCCGGATTAGGACAGTTTTACAATAAAAAATACTGGAAGATTCCCATTGTTTGGGGAGCTGTAGGAGCCGGTGTAGGAATTGCCGTTTGGAATGACAACCAGTACAAAAAATACCGTGAATACTACGTGGCAAAACTGAACGGTACACCTAATGAATTTGTAGACAGCCATCCATGGCTGGACAAAGTAGCTTTAGGAAATGCCCAGGACAGAGCCAAAAGACAAAGGGATTACGCCATCGCCATCACAGGATTAATTTATATTCTCAATATTGTAGATGCCGTAGTAGATGCCCACCTTTATGAAAGCCGGCATGACCCGGATTTGGTTTTTAAACCATCGGTTATTCAGGATCAGTATGGGTACAGCGCTCCGAAAACAGGATTCAGTTTAAGTTACAGATTCTAA